The nucleotide window gacatatattatcaagactatcttaataatggtttcggaaacccatattatgtcaaaacattgaatcaccattttagttgtagctagcaatcttcgaattaattgaaaccaagcctacctcaaagatggtttcttcaaagtcaaccattctctttgattgtagttaccttaagctaccaattagctatgaaggtttcattatttcgagtcaaatggtactttaccatttccttgagtatatatcgtatatgcactcaatgtagtcataaggattttcattcttattgactaccttggagcttgtggtataggaactaggttgttatatttgttgattacttccttgtctctcaaagaacccattctttgagttctatctctcgttcatttgctcttaggcaaatcacattgtaggattacaatgaacttcccaacaaaacaacatttgttagttggtttatagaagcgatatccaaaagttattttaaggatatcctacaagattgttatcaaacgaatattgcttattagcacacaaccccaaatctttaacatgcttaagatttgtctttcttttccaactacatcttatggagtcatgaaaatattggaagatcttctcattgacaatcatattgttttagaagtatatatcctatatatgggtaattgataacatttaacgaactaaatcttattcgagttcgttcttctcctaatggagaaatacattatcttatgatgctattttccttgatatctttcaaggaaactcatctaaagtgttacctttccttggatcaaatctaaggaggtaaatactttagatatcttactcatctatttacatttcttgaattctttgaaaccttttgcaaagtattcggacttgtgtttattcaaaataaactatagtccaaccgagagtgatcttcggtgaatgtcatataacatgagtagtattatgttgtggacaagtgccactaacatctaagtgaattaacctcaacaactttgtgattctttcttctttccaaaagaataaagattcgaacatttcgcctccatacaattttaacaagaaggtattggatccggatctaacgatccaaagcgtccatctatgaccaactcgtaatttatgtttttagaggtatcacaactttagttgggattagtcactaccttgcaaccttttgggttttaagcatcattattttctaaacagttaacactaccatattatctctactatagagacaatcaattagattactataatccaatttctttggtagttcatatgaggaagtaagtactatctgctttcgcagagatctatatcttattcacgttccgtatgtgaagcacattttcttctctcatatatcttctacttcttattagtcacacttttacaacgatttgtaaaacatagttactaatacgaaatcatgcattcaagtagaagaaccaactgttttgaacttttcaagaacattttacaacaccttcgaaaggtgtgttcttgacacttgcaagacatttcttgcaaataccccttccaatgtccatcctttcataaagaaagtttgttcccttggagttatttatcttctttatttgactttcacctttgactacattagtcatggtccctaaactcccactatctctcttgaaacctttttcaattgtgttatacacatcaaacaatttggagagtatgtggttattgttcactacatagtttaccataaacttagtgaaccattaggataggggaaacaaaggtgaagtccttgcctagtttccgtctcattaagtggtttaacacttcaacactcaatgattcaaaatcatcataagtccatgttaatggactatttttgtcaaccaaccattatgttctaaacataattacaaactttcaagagttgtacaaggcaactctcatttcttcatacaacaatttgcaagtgaagaatcatggcacattaagtgtccatgcctttgtgctttcttctcaagttctttgttcatttaacaaagaaacaagcactaagtgtttgcattgactaagggttgttcaaagcaactcttatttcttcatacaacaatttgtaattgaagaattatgacattaaaagtgttgtcctctttatgatagaccttttctaacatattcttctaatgatacattatcaataggaagattgtgaggatgagactacttaggtacatttacaagccattaaagacaatctatggttttgtagtaccaagtccgtaaactaaacgttcggcttttatttgtcaagtgttggatagcgtttgcaaatatattggtaaacaaatacataacgtatataattgattgattttaagccatttgattcgggtctttaaatcaaatagcatcacccactatttttggcaaattccatatccctcattggaattcgagagttttggatgaaactcttagtaggttatgggaggctcactattaccaagcccacctcacgatgatacgatatatggctagcaacaataataatgagagagtacgcttactcatttgcaactaatgcaagtacccatcttatttggcctctagagaatgtaacctcacaatgatatgatattggttccattgcacttagttaagttcttcccaccatgcttagtttgtgaaggggttcaagaatagcctcacgatgatacgatgtcggctatcctcgttgcctacactaacctcatcatatgtttatggattcctcctgagtataagcatgcactttgtactcccccatgatagggtgaagccggtgtacaagtcataaacgattggagccaccacggtggaaggcctacgaaagagtgttctaagcactctcacgcttatcaacttaataatggtttggttgagggttttaggtctcatcacatacaaatatacattttaatctctattaaaacaattttggtcctattacaactattggtccattggattgttttagttgtatataatactcccactatgcttataaaacggtttttaaagcaagagtatatgatactactaacataacctttgcattcatttaatggactatatagttgccttagggccttaggatgactatgaacctttgtttagattcaacacgagccttgtgttgaatctcggtctagggatggagattgattttagttacgcgtttaatcacattaaggcgtgttgtcttaggggcgttggacccaattacttcattttcatgcatatcatataaagcaagaaagaaatacttcaaagtaaaggatgagcttatgctcattacaacatttgcataaaacaaattaccttaaagtaaagaaggacttatgcccttttacaacatttgattaaatcaaattacaaccaaaatctaatctacacattcccatggttcaaacaaatttgaaacgcctttcacatagctcaattatattaggcttaggttcataatcatcctttaattaattaacgctttaactaattaattgaatgcaacattttcatttggtttttgtatccataaaattgatttaagtggagctaaacaaaatgaaaatccaattctcatttaaagagacaaaacaattttgttctcatcctatttgggccatcatgcaataaccacaactttttgggccatattgcgaaaacataaacttttggggtcactttgtaaaaacacaaaagtcactacttcatgtaaatacaactagaacccaaaatttaaataaattcaaaaacttcattaaaggagcaaaacaatttgtcctttagcgtttttaggccttaacgtcaaaacgtaaactttcgggtcaaagtacaaatacacaaaagtatcaaaactttatgtaattgcataaaagccccaaaaataccctattttattagggtggccggtttttagggataaaaatgagtgatgggtgttttgatttattagttttgtcaaaaaacaatcaagtagtgctttcacctttcataaaaataatatatgttttgatgattgatgtttccatcatcatttatacaaatatttaacactttaaatactttcataaaattaatatatgttttgatgattgatgtttccatcatcatttattcaaatatttaacactttaaatacatgataaatcatttgaaaaacatataacataaactttatgaaatattcaaaactttgaatcaaaacacaaaacctttttgttcttggcaagaacatcaagaacaatgaagaacatccatgaaaacccataagagctccatgaatgttttcaagccataaaactcaaattttcaccattcaaaatggtgttaacatcctagggtacttaggggttccaaaagtcaccttaaaaccattttaacaagacaaacatgaacccaaaaaatcaccctttggatttggccgaaaatcccaaaaatcatggcaccaaattttagctccaatattcatcctcatatgaactacatctacaacatttgagatggcaaattttcaaacaaaatttacattcaaagaagcaagaataaagcttgtaacaattacaacttttaaatcataaacttatgaactacaaaacccaaaaggattcaccaactactagacctaggctctgataccacttgaaggatttattttgaaaaacatgttcatttgagcaacatcatatagcatgcaattaacaattaaaaggcggaatcatgcttgcatgcactcaaaaacaaaacattaccatgaaattcaaagcctagtagattggtgaaccaataatcaactcaaaacaaagtgagttgaaattaatacctttgtagattcctctttgcataagcaaaggctaatcacccaaagagataggggccttcattccttgcttcttagatccatggatttggatggaagaataggtttctccaagttcccaaaatagggaacctctaagtctcttcaccaaggtttgattgtagaagaaatgagtgaccttggagtagtaggattgctagatgtaccctccaaggtgttagcttctttagagagaaaatggagagacaattctcacccattttcacccaaaataaacccttaatcacatttttttgaatattttgttataaagtcatttatatagtcacttctttaagtgacctaaataaccaaacaaccctaattcatcttcatggccggcctaccttgggaattttgggcttttgggcctttgtgaatctttattcattaagttgtcatacaacttaagtcaatgggcttgacgttcgaagcccattgggccttaaggtccaaaactatcccgaagtctttaacgaacttattcgtttgattaattaacatattaattaatccttgccataaataaatgattaaaccatttaatcattcttactcatttccgtttaatcttcaatctctaccttttacggtgtgcgatccattaggttccttttagcgaggcagtgggcgattaaaacaattttacatcgattgtgaattgaaacaattttcaattctccctttagtggttatacacgtatagggcttccacaaaccatggttgacgcctagcagcatgtcatggttacccaagctaatcagaagaggttagagaacctattcagttcgggattacaaatgcaatacggtccttctctaatctaatactcttgaccacattgtttggtatgatagtttatttattcatgtctactatccaatgtgattcatttgcttatatgatttccttgaatgtgatttggaacgcattccccaatctcattcatactctggccagagattccaaatcatatcatagagtattctccctcaactgtttgaaggttagagatcccttgttgcgcatttacttgtctccatagctaagtggcttaaccccaacgatgccgtgacacccctagggggtgaattagacataatcaaagattaaggacttaaccacaagacaactgtgatgcctcaggtcaaaggactactttgcattatcccaaccatgagttctcatgtgacatggaatataagaactcttcgttgatcacgttcagtgaactcattctcttattgagcacctacgtacttgtcttgatgtcacacacaccaatgactcgagactagtcactctccctgagagaagacacagtacgtactgatcttaacggactgtcaatgcccaattggtaatcctatgatcaggaacatttaggatgtgtctacgaaagaatggtctcattaatctaacttcattagattgcattctcccaatcacatattccttggactttatcgtttaagcatataacatttatatgagacggctcaaacaataatctttgccctttatatgttaaactagattagtttaacatttgaaatgtccgtaaagtatcatcatatgattggttttagggcacatttccaacagttccaagacctccggttttgtgcatcaatatgtttcataaatattgtctAGTTCTTATTCCAGTTTCACAAATAGTGTatagtccagtttcataaatagtttccacctattggtttagttttggAAGTAATGCCTAATTCTTGTtttcgtttcataaatagtgtctgcTTACTGGTCCAATTTCATAATTATTGGTTTGGTTTCATGAATAGTGCTTACTTATTGGTTGTTTAATTCTTGGTTCGGTTTCATAAGGTTTTAAACTTAGACCTTTTTTGGTCCTGTAAAAGCACCCATTGTGCCGAAAACGATGAACCCAAAAGTGATTATTTAGATCAAAACCTTGAGAAGATTATGTTctcaataattatatttaaaaagttgtattaccaaattaaaattttgtcaCATTTTTTACATACCTACTATAATAAATGTAGTTCTCCATCCAATTTCTTTAGCTTGGGAGTCATCTTAGAGAAATTTTCCCTTGTGCCCATAACACAAATTTTATACCACGCGttattatgtaagtggtgaaaattttaatttttatgttattaattgCTTAACACTAGAATCTCACAACTTGTATAAAGTGTATCACCCCGTGTTTCGAGCACATTGAAATGTTTCTCGTCATCATAACTGCTATTGGGAAACaacaccacaaaaataaaattggagAATGTATTTTTcgtattttaagaaaaaaaaaagaaaaaaaagaaatctaTTAATGTATCTAACAATgggagaaaaaggagaaaaaagtggagtgtggaagggaagagagagagacgtGCGCGCGCGCGCGCGGGGGGGGGGCACGCGCCCCAGTGCAAAGGGTGGGAGAAAAAAGTGGAGTGTGGAATGGAAGAAAGAGAGACGCGCGCGCCGGGGGGTGGGGGGCACGCGCCCCAGTGCaaaggtgggagaaaaaagtGGAGTgtggaagggaagagagagagacgcgccgggggggggggggcacgCGCAGTGcaagttggatttttttttaattattcttttgtttttatcattaaataaaattaataggtgattttttttaaaataaaatgtaaggatttgaaactattttcattattcCTAGTGcaagttggattttttttaattattcttttgtttttatcattaaataaaattaataggtgatttttttaaataaaatgtaaggatttgaaactattttcattatttttttttaaatgtaagaAATTTATATAGTGATAATAATTTTTACCACTTCAAATAGATCTTATTTCTATTGGAGAGGTGATATAAATGTTCGGTAAGAGTAGTATTTCTGTTCTTTTAAGAATAATGCTACACTGACAACATATATGTACATCTCACTAATATAGGTAGAGTACACCAACACATGTGAGTCTCATTTCTATTGTAAATATGATACAAATATGTGGGAAGAGTATCAtttttagttctttaatttagtGGATTAAAACGTCAAACTTTAATTAATAAGAGGAATGTTACCCTTACCATATTTATacgggatgtgctatccacacaccttattttccttctcacacaccctttgttaatttctgttcgttgattttcttcaattcatccgatctgacggcCAAAAATTAGAGGGgcatgtgagaagtaaaaaaatgtgtggatatcacacccctatttaTACTACCTCTCCAATAGATGCGATTCACATGTGTTGGTCAACCTTACTTCCATGAGAGATGTGATATAAAAAATGTGGCAAGTGGGTGTTGCTGCATATGCGTAGTTTTGAACGAGTGCATGAGAGAACATGAATTTGAAAGACGaggtaaataaataaacacgaaACTTTTGAACCCCAATTTCATGAAACAAGCTTACAAGGACTATACAAAATTTCATCCATCGTGCCGGAAACCGCTGCCCAGAGGAATATTGGACAGCGGTTTCCCACACAAGGACTGTAAAAAGACACTCGCCCCTACCCCCCAACAAAAATCACAATTACACAACCTGACCCATAAAAAATCAACAGGGGACTGCTCCTAAGTTGCTATACCGGAAAGTTTAGGGTACTTTGAACAGAACGTAGACTTCTGTTAAGTAATCATCGTCCTTCGTGAAGATCTTCAGAGAACACTGCTGCTCGAGAGACGTTGTCATTATCAAAGCCACTTAGACCAGAGTAAGGACCAGAAGAGAACATTGAAGATGACACATCGGATTCGTAGGTAGTTGAAGACTGCCTGTTATTGGGTCTGGTAGTGGAAGAGGTTAACATGGAATCCTGGTATTCTGTGATCCGTTGCACCATCTTCAGTGATTGTACCACTTCACCCATCGTAGGGCGTTGGCTTGCCTCAGGAGCAACACAAGCCGCTGCAATCGTGCAAACTCGTACAAAGTCTTCCGTCGGGTACTTTCCTTCAAGACTTGGATCAGCAAGCTCATCCAGCCTATCCTTGTCTCTAAGAATTGGCCTTGACTGGAACAGAAAACCCACACATCTCACTTTCCATTCCGACATTATAATGGAAAAATACCAATTGAGTATCATTTTGCACATGAGAAAAAGGTTACGCATTTATCGCTTATTTTTTCTGCTCTTTCTTTTCCCTAAAGAATAGTACGCTTGTTACGTTAAATCCGATCAAGATAAATGGTCATTTTGAAACATTAGAATGAGGGGGGCAATGCATGAATAATACTAACCCAAGTGACAAGATTCTCCTGTCCGGCTGGCTGTGACATATCTACAGGTTTTCTTCCAGTGAGTAACTCAAGAAGGACAACCCCATAACTGTAAACATCACTTTTAACAAGTAGGTGTCCAGTCATGGCGTACTCTGGAGCCACATACCTGTAAAATCAAATAGTTTACATCTTAGTGCATTCGAGATGGTAGAAATGACAAGGTTAAGGAGGGGAGAAATCGAAACCAACCCGAATGTTCCCATCACACGAGTTGAAAGATAGTTTGCTCTGCCTTCAGGAGCCTGTTTAGCCAGGCCAAAATCAGCAACTTTAGCATGAAAGTTGTTCTCAAGCAATATATTAGATGCTTTAAAATCTCTGTGGATGACACAAGGTTGTGAGTCCTCATGCAGGTAAGCAAGTCCTCTGGCAGCATCAAGTGCAATTTTCATTCGGGTGTCCCAATCCAAAGGACAATTTACTCCCAGGGGACCTGAGATGGGGAGTGAGTGAGAGGTATCAGTAATGCATATGGGAAAGAAAAAGTATGATTAAGATGTAAAATGTTTCCATTTTGAACTGCTACCcccaaaactaaaaaattaaatGTATAAATTTAAAAGAAACAGTAAACTTTAGATGGCACATGACAACATGTGATCCGAGAAATTACCATGGAGCCAGGCCTCCAAGCTTCCATTTGGTACAAGCTCATAGCAAAGTAAGTTTTGTGAAGAGTCACGACTGCTATAGTAACCCACAAGTTTCACCAGATTACGATGATGCAGCCTGCTCAGCATTTCAACCTCAACCAAGAACTCCTTATCGCCCTGTTGCCCTCCATTGGTAAGTCTTTTAATTGCTACAGCTGTACCATCACTTAAGACACCCTTGAACACCTTGCCAAAACCACCCTCTCCGAGTATGCTTGCAGGTTCAAAGTtgtttgttgcttgtttaagtTCTTCATATGTCAGAAATCGAGTGCTGCTTGGGTGAGGTAAAGGTCCTACTGCTGGTACTGTATCAACAGTCATCTGCTTTTCAGGGGCTGAAAAATGccaaaaggaaaaaggaggaaaaaaGGCATGAAATAAACAACTTGAAAAGGAACCCGGTACCATATCATGCAGAACGGACAAATTCaagtttatttaaaaaaaaaaaaaaatcagcaaaATTCTATTTCAGGTTTCTGTTCTTGGTGTTTCAAGCAACATTTTTCATAAGaccctaatatttttttttcttcagctaGTTAACTGGATTTAGATAATTGAAAACACAACTAATTTAAAAGCTTTAACTAAATTTATCCAGACATACTCGCACAAATAAGGTATAATTTacatttacttttatttttatgtggTAAGAATTTACAAGAATATTATAGTGGTGAAAATATCATCGTGACTGCATACTCTGAAAGTGTTAAGAAGAGGATAATACCGAAA belongs to Malus sylvestris chromosome 17, drMalSylv7.2, whole genome shotgun sequence and includes:
- the LOC126612539 gene encoding receptor-like cytoplasmic kinase 185 codes for the protein MSELTGILSKVQWLLMNQLLVFCYVISITEASEHYDLLEGPSVSPSSAPWAASVSHTHRRWQKNFLPHAAPVAQSPAHPPFYGPLITAGHPPTASRLSKLSMKRGGLAPPLAGFKNIAPTQSSAGTIPSGLAQPPLTPSISNCCKPDMVLRRGSQGCQCAYPIKLDILLLNVSQNPNWNLFLEELASELHLQVSQIELINFYVLGLSRLNISMDITPSSGLSFSASDASAINSSLVMHKVKLNPALVGDYKLLNITWFKPPPPSHAPVIAASPVEAPANPSPTGTSSSASDKGRHSNWNLIIGIGVGILFIAIISVLILCLCTFRREKTKASPIETAPEKQMTVDTVPAVGPLPHPSSTRFLTYEELKQATNNFEPASILGEGGFGKVFKGVLSDGTAVAIKRLTNGGQQGDKEFLVEVEMLSRLHHRNLVKLVGYYSSRDSSQNLLCYELVPNGSLEAWLHGPLGVNCPLDWDTRMKIALDAARGLAYLHEDSQPCVIHRDFKASNILLENNFHAKVADFGLAKQAPEGRANYLSTRVMGTFGYVAPEYAMTGHLLVKSDVYSYGVVLLELLTGRKPVDMSQPAGQENLVTWSRPILRDKDRLDELADPSLEGKYPTEDFVRVCTIAAACVAPEASQRPTMGEVVQSLKMVQRITEYQDSMLTSSTTRPNNRQSSTTYESDVSSSMFSSGPYSGLSGFDNDNVSRAAVFSEDLHEGR